From the Myxococcaceae bacterium JPH2 genome, the window GCCCCAGGGGAGGCGGGTGGTGCCCGCGGCCAACTCGGCGCCGGCGGGGACGTAGACGGTGGAGGGCAAGAGGGCGCGCGCGCTGACCTCGCCCTGTCGTACGAGCTGCGGGATGGGGAAGTCCTCGACGGGCGCGCCCGCTCCCTTCGCGGGGTCCACGGACGCCACCGCGCAGTGGGTGGTGCCCAGGTCGATGCCGACGATTCGCATACGCCTCCGGTTGACGCCGGCCCTTCTATTCCTTCATCCGCACGTTGAGTTCCAGCTTCCAGCGACCGGATCCGCCCTTCTCCAGGCACCGCAGCTCCAGGGTGCCCAGCTCCGTCACCGCCGCCTGGAGGTTGACGGGCGTCAGGTCTCCAAAGGGCGTGGGTTGGCCGGAGAGCGAGGTCTCGATGGGGGCCAGCTCCTCCAGCGTGCCCTCCGCCAGCTCCACGTCCACGTCCTCCAACATGACGCCCACGGCGTCGTCGCGCCTGAGCGAGGAGGAGAAGAAGCGGAAGCGGGTGGGCTCGCCCGTGACGAGGCCGAACTCCTGCGGGGGAACGTCCGCCTGGGTGCCTTCCTCCATGCCGAAGGGGGCCACGCACAGCGCCTTCACGGGTGGCTCCATGCCGGGCACCGCCGGCATCGCCGTCTCCACGCCCACGTAGTAGGCGCGCGCCGTGCCGCCGCGGATCCGCAGGCCGTGGCCCTGACGGACCCAGCCGTAGTACGCCGCGCCGCGAGCCACCGCGAGGTCCAGGTCCGCGCCCTCCAGCTCCTTCGCGGGCGCGCCGCCGTCGGCCTCGAGCCACGCGTTGAGCACCTCCAGGACACGCGCCTTCAGGGGTCCGGCCTTGAAGACGCCACCGTTGAAGAGCACCGCGGTGGGGTGGAGGAAGGCCTTGCCGGTGACATCCACCGGCGCGTCGTGGCTGGCCGCGAGCGCCTGGGCCTGACGGGTGAGGAACGCGGCCAGGTGCTTGGTGACGGCGGCGTCCTGCGCGTACGGAAGCGCCATCTGCGCCAGGCCCGTGCGGCGCGCCGTGCGCGGCAGGTCCGTCAGCGGGGACACGGGGAAGAAGCCATCCGTGAGGACGCGGTCCAGATCCTCACGCGTCAGCTCCGTGCGCAGCGTGCCGCCGATGAGCGACGAGCCCCGGCCCGGAATGGCGATGGGCGCGCTCTTCATGGACGGGTCGGCGTACAGCGCTTCCTTCGCCTGCCGGCATCCATAGGTGAGGGCGTTGAACTGCCACGTGTCGAGCTTCTTGCCCTCGGTGGCGAGCCGCTGGTTCAGCGTGTGCGCCAGCGCGAGGTCCATGTTGTCGCCGCCCAGGAGGATGTGGTCGCCCACCGCCACGCGCAGCAGCTCCAGGTCGCCGTCGCGGTCCTTCACCGTGATGACGGAGAAGTCGGACGTGCCGCCGCCCACATCGACGACGAGGATGACCTCGCCGGGCTTCATCTGCTGGCGGAAGTTCTCGCCCATCGCCTCCAGCCACGCGTAGAGCGCGGCCTGCGGCTCCTCCAGGAGCGTGGGGTTCGCGATGCCCGCGGCCTTGGCGGCCTCCAGGGTGAGGTCCCTCGCTGCGGCGTCGAACGAGGCCGGGACGGTGACGATGACATCCTGCTCGGCCAGCGCGTTGCCGGCGTCCTCGCGCGCGCGGGCGAAGGTGTGGTCCCACGCTTCCTTCAGGTGACGCAGGTAGCGCGCGGAGGCGTCCAGCGGCGAGACGCGCTGCACCTCCGGGGGCGCCTGCCACGGCAGGAGCGCCGAGCGGCGATCCACCCCGGGATGGGACAGCCAGCTCTTGGCCGAGGACACCAGCCGGGTGGGCACCTTGGCGCCGTGCGCGCGGGCGAACTCGCCCACGATGGAGGTGGCGTCCGCGTTCCACGGCAGGGCCAGGCTCCCAGCGGGGAACTCCTGGGGACTGGGCAGGTAGAGGAACGAGGGCAGCAGCGGGCGCGCCTCCACGGTGCCGGGCGCGGTGAGCTGCGGGACGGGCAGCATGGATTGCGCGCGGCCTCGGGCCTTGCCGTCCTCGAGGTTGAAGTACGACACCGCGGAGTGCGTGGTGCCGAGGTCGATGCCGATTGCGTACCGGGCCATATCGGACGGGGACTCCTGAAGAAGGGCGTGCGTGCGTGCGTGCGCTGCGACTCAGGCCAGCTCCACCTCGGCGGGCGCGAGCACGCGGGGATCCATCGCCGGGCTCACCGCCGGGAACTTCACTTCGGTGGTCACCCAGCCGTGGTGGCGCAGGGTGCCAGCGAAGGGAGGCTCACCCGCCACGTTGCCGGTGAGCCGGATGCGCTGGGCGTCGAACCCGGCGGGCACCGTCACGCGCGCCCCCTCGCCCTCCGGGAGGACGGGCTGGAGCGTCAGGTACTGGTGCACCACCTTGCGGCAGCCCTCATGGACGATGCGCGCCGCCGCGCCCACGTCCGCGTCCGGGAACGCCGCCACGTTCTCCTGCACGAAGTCGAGGAAGCGGCCCTCGCGCTGGAGCATCCCCAAGAGGCCGAGCGCGCTGGCGTGCTCTTTCTCCGGGGGCGGCGCGGCAGGGGCCACCACGGAGACGGGCAGGGCCTCCTGGCGAGGGGCCGGCGTGCCGGCGGGCAGCTCCTTCAGCGTCCCCGAGTCGTACGCACGACTGGCCGGAAGCACCGCCTGCGCGAAATCGCGGGACACGAGGCAGCGCCAGAAGCACAGCCAGGCGAGCCAGAGGCGGGCGAAGAACGACAGGGAGGCGGACGGGTCGGCAGTCATCGGCTCCGGATAACAAAGCCCGCTTGCTTTGCAATTCGGCAGACGCCGCAAATGCAAAGGGCCTCACGGTTTCCCGTGAGGCCCTTTGTTTTCAACATGGTGGAGGTGGACGGGATCGAACCGACGACCTTCGCATTGCGAACGCGACGCTCTCCCAACTGAGCTACACCCCCACAACGGGTACGACGTACTTCGGGACTCTCGTCCCGCCGCGCCGGTTTGGGGCCGACGAGGTGGATGCGGCTGATACCGAACCATTCTCCGGCTGTCAAGCATCTCAATTTCTGCCCAGAACCGTGCGATTGACGTGCCGCGCAGCGGATGCCATAAAAACCGTTCTTCTCCGGAGCATCCTTCCCGGTTCCCCGGCCCCTCCCGGATAATGTCTACGTCCCCTTCGAAAACGTTGAGCCCCGCCGAGCTCGCGAAGCTTGAGCATGCGTTCGCTTCCGATCCTTCGTCGGACGCCTACAAGCCCTTGGCCGAGGCCTATCTCGGGATGGGCCGCTTCATGGAGGCGATGGTCGTCTGCAAGAAGGGTGTGAAGGCCCACCCTCAGCTCGCGGCGCCTCGCATCCTCCTTGCCCGTGTCTACGCGGACCAGGGCAAGGACAAGAAGGCGCTCGAGGAGGTCCAGGGCGCGCTTCAAGCGCAGCCCGCGGACAAGGCCGCGCTGCGCCTGGCGGGCGTGCTTCAGCTCAAGACGGGTGAGGCCGATGCGGGCCGCGCCAGCTTGCTGAAGGCGTGGGAGGCGGATCCCGGAGATCCGGAGACCGTCACGCTCCTCCAGCAGCACAAGGTGGAGCTCCCCAAGCCCGCCGCGCCGCCCCCCGCGCCGGTGGCCCCGCCTCCGCCCGCTCCCGTCGAGGCCGCCCCGCGCGCCGCGCCGACCCTCGCTCCGGAGCCCCGCTCGAACGCCGCCGCTCGCGCGGCCTCGGCTGCCCAGGCCCCGTCTTCCGCGGCGCCTGCTCGTTCCGCGGCGGCCCGCGCGGAGCCCGCGTCCCGTCCCGCGCCCGTGCGCCGCGCCCCGGTGGTGGTGCACGAGGTGGACGACGACGAGGATGATGCCCCGCCGCGTCGGGTCTCCACTCCGGCGGGACGTGGCAGCAAGGTCGTCACGCTGGCGCTCCTTGTCCTCATCCCGCTGTTCGCCGGCGGCTATCAGTTCTACGCGTCTCGGGCGAAGGCTCGGGCCCACGCGCTCAAGAAGGCGCTGGATGCGGCCACCAACGAGCTGAAGCACGACTCGTTCGCCAGCTACAAGAAGGCGTGCGACGCGGCCAACCAGGCGCTCGAGGTGGACTCCGAGTCCACCGCCGCCCATGGCTACCTCGCCTACGCCTACGCCATCCGCTGGGGTGAGCACGGCGGCGGTGACGACGCGCGCAAGCAGGCCGAGGAGCATCTGGCCGCGGCCAAGAGTGGCAAGGAGCTGTCGAGCCACCTCTATGCGGCCGAGGCGCTCATCCTCACCTACAGCGGCAAGGGCAAGGAGGCCCTGGGCCAGCTCGAGGAGCGGGTGAAGAAGTTCGACGCGGAGGGCAAGGCGTCGTCGCTCCTGTACCTGACGCTGGGCCTCATCCAGATGAACGCGGGGGACATGGAGCGCGCCCGCGACAGCCTGGAGCGCGCGCAGGCGCTGTCTCCGGATGATCCGCGCGTCTATGCCGGCCTGGGCGCGGTGTACCGGCGCATGGGCCAGGACGCCACGGCCTGGAAGAACTACGACTTCGCGCTGCGCTACGAGAAGAACCACCCGGAGTCGCTGCTCGGGCGCTCGCTGCTGATGCTGGAGCAGGA encodes:
- a CDS encoding Hsp70 family protein, with translation MARYAIGIDLGTTHSAVSYFNLEDGKARGRAQSMLPVPQLTAPGTVEARPLLPSFLYLPSPQEFPAGSLALPWNADATSIVGEFARAHGAKVPTRLVSSAKSWLSHPGVDRRSALLPWQAPPEVQRVSPLDASARYLRHLKEAWDHTFARAREDAGNALAEQDVIVTVPASFDAAARDLTLEAAKAAGIANPTLLEEPQAALYAWLEAMGENFRQQMKPGEVILVVDVGGGTSDFSVITVKDRDGDLELLRVAVGDHILLGGDNMDLALAHTLNQRLATEGKKLDTWQFNALTYGCRQAKEALYADPSMKSAPIAIPGRGSSLIGGTLRTELTREDLDRVLTDGFFPVSPLTDLPRTARRTGLAQMALPYAQDAAVTKHLAAFLTRQAQALAASHDAPVDVTGKAFLHPTAVLFNGGVFKAGPLKARVLEVLNAWLEADGGAPAKELEGADLDLAVARGAAYYGWVRQGHGLRIRGGTARAYYVGVETAMPAVPGMEPPVKALCVAPFGMEEGTQADVPPQEFGLVTGEPTRFRFFSSSLRRDDAVGVMLEDVDVELAEGTLEELAPIETSLSGQPTPFGDLTPVNLQAAVTELGTLELRCLEKGGSGRWKLELNVRMKE
- a CDS encoding DUF2760 domain-containing protein, coding for MTADPSASLSFFARLWLAWLCFWRCLVSRDFAQAVLPASRAYDSGTLKELPAGTPAPRQEALPVSVVAPAAPPPEKEHASALGLLGMLQREGRFLDFVQENVAAFPDADVGAAARIVHEGCRKVVHQYLTLQPVLPEGEGARVTVPAGFDAQRIRLTGNVAGEPPFAGTLRHHGWVTTEVKFPAVSPAMDPRVLAPAEVELA
- a CDS encoding tetratricopeptide repeat protein, which translates into the protein MSTSPSKTLSPAELAKLEHAFASDPSSDAYKPLAEAYLGMGRFMEAMVVCKKGVKAHPQLAAPRILLARVYADQGKDKKALEEVQGALQAQPADKAALRLAGVLQLKTGEADAGRASLLKAWEADPGDPETVTLLQQHKVELPKPAAPPPAPVAPPPPAPVEAAPRAAPTLAPEPRSNAAARAASAAQAPSSAAPARSAAARAEPASRPAPVRRAPVVVHEVDDDEDDAPPRRVSTPAGRGSKVVTLALLVLIPLFAGGYQFYASRAKARAHALKKALDAATNELKHDSFASYKKACDAANQALEVDSESTAAHGYLAYAYAIRWGEHGGGDDARKQAEEHLAAAKSGKELSSHLYAAEALILTYSGKGKEALGQLEERVKKFDAEGKASSLLYLTLGLIQMNAGDMERARDSLERAQALSPDDPRVYAGLGAVYRRMGQDATAWKNYDFALRYEKNHPESLLGRSLLMLEQDEPNYELANRLLKALLEVDPPPSPRQLATAHLARSLLISRVSLAMPSLKPEVQQKLSEVTGVPVDKDKARAEVLKAEETGFALDKQNPELSLIKGRRLLVEGNFDAAAEEIRKAIRLDASRAQFYVELAKALMGKPGGEKEAADALNTALKTMGESPKLVVMLGNAYRRQGKLPEALAQYQRAVKDPKAKNPEARLAMGAIFRERSEWDKALEQLEKANQEFVGQTDRAALALTEMGRVYQGKGDAAKADETYQRALTSDENYAPAYYFYASLLAKDSKQGSKARMLAQEYMKREPKGEYATEAQRMAGN